The Calliphora vicina chromosome 3, idCalVici1.1, whole genome shotgun sequence genome contains a region encoding:
- the LOC135955760 gene encoding serine protease filzig, whose amino-acid sequence MFRLLATTTKCKRQQIAILIISFFAYVAGIRNEGNNMLLQQQQVIQQQQQTTIENSNYQSTITDIKQPTTSNFRPSPIIDFTPADAAVPQQFKPTYIEPQHTTTSNIAIYNSNNNNNNNNDKNNIEQKQEIQNDNRRYTIETAATYGNVGEQQFSFPNEQQKQQIPQHLTDKPIYIYRDPYTNENYHYAPTETNVKDTTLPTTYNHNNYNNNGYKQQDTHHPHHHEEQQQHDNNQEYLVQSSMVVGTHPQQQQPNPFRPYMSLSADKDVYLKRPGLVYDEKPSYNHPNSVIDKKNDEVETLKANKISYDSHDYPPPSYFKQQTSNFLPTPVPAQPSTPRPVIRATPPPPTAPPRQDYRPFAPTHSTIFNQQRPQQQYLQSSQSTLPNYANSNDNYLLNKQPTSDYYRTEVPPPSPPSYEYDARPQSSPPPYQQQQHQQYQEQYESRPPAYNTPQTTYPQEQYESRPPTYNTPQTSYPQYESPRPPPGRPSYNNYYDYQIGELPPPQAQTSSPPTQQFNYPYPRPPPSQYPYQGPYRPPPPPHAQQQQPSGLATLAQYAPQFTSLLLSGVGGGGSNTNSPLGSLIGALTGAATSQQSSSSSPSSSYNRRPVNSQLIRALENIARNDDLQCVPKVLCQMIAAQTQRGQLPTFITSPAITNFLAGFPTASPALIYGRAALLGLSGGEKSCHQTYVQCPKNEYEIIYYLNNHRGGFFKFFSEPEEQQTVNHDSSQQGATSLFSILSALTGTPPAATTTPRPRPKPKPQAPSTDITSGIGNFFTQLLSDYMGGATVEYQRRFKRRTKRALDDKIKFEDESEEQHRDTEEDFHDEEDNEDTQQGVGFNDDEQDYLDDTQGRILHKTSRGRKRIKFFPEMRETSDEIDKDEALKQVIKKFNDFNRERKLKFPSNTDERKYIDASTQQGLRQGKILNEDEDSPYQEQNYGHEFTNYVENSYDDFKKESKKIKFIDDGEDNEKHLQSLYSYYLHKPKDQKTKLVFPEREGKILNRPYYAASYLHDYLQDQQQQQLEPEIDSPADDKFIVSNSQRPLRYTEFPATSSANVYNTHINSLKTQSSFTSNAAVNNNIYVASSPAISNSNSNHFLPTPPPPDTDYTASNSIYSNKDYSSNQYNYNSLKQSAFYKPPRYPSTSSSLSSSSSSLSGGSNNFYKPQRYSSSSPSNSQTNFNRYHSSLYTTRRPYVAVTTTRKSDDKNIYVTNSRGVTEYYLTPDGRKVYL is encoded by the exons ATGTTTCGTTTGttggcaacaacaacaaaatgtaagCGACAACAAATTGCAATACTAATTATATCATTTTTCGCGTACGTGGCTGGCATACGTAATGAGGGTAACAATATGTTGCTGCAGCAGCAGCAAGTgatacaacagcagcaacaaacaacaattgAAAATTCCAATTATCAAAG CACAATAACTGATATAAAACAACCAACGACTTCGAATTTTCGGCCATCACCCATAATCGATTTCACACCAGCAGATGCTGCTGTACCACAACAATTCAAGCCCACCTATATAGAACCCCAACATACTACCACCAGTAATATAGCCAtttataacagcaacaacaacaataataataataatgataaaaacAATATTGAGCAAAAACAAGAAATACAAAATGATAATAGACGTTATACGATAGAAACGGCAGCAACATATGGAAATGTTGGAGAACAGCAATTTTCATTTCCTAATgagcagcaaaaacaacaaataccaCAACATCTAACAGACAAGCCTATTTATATCTACAGGGATCCATATACAAATGAGAATTATCATTATGCACCAACTGAGACCAATGTAAAGGATACAACGTTGCCTACAACATACAATCataacaattacaacaataatGGTTACAAGCAACAAGATACTCATCATCCTCATCATCatgaagaacaacaacaacatgataATAATCAGGAATATTTAGTTCAATCAAGCATGGTAGTAGGCACACATCCACAACAGCAGCAACCCAATCCCTTTAGACCTTACATGAGCTTGTCGGCTGATAAGGATGTGTATCTTAAACGTCCTGGTTTAGTGTATGATGAGAAGCCTAGCTATAATCATCCCAATTCGGTGATTGACAAGAAAAATGATGAAGTTGAAACATTGAAggcaaataaaatttcttacgattcacatgactATCCGCCGCCAAGTTATTTCAAACAGCAGACTTCAAATTTCTTGCCTACTCCAGTGCCGGCTCAACCCTCTACACCTAGGCCAGTGATAAGAGCTACACCTCCACCACCAACTGCGCCACCTAGGCAAGACTATAGGCCCTTTGCACCCACACACTCAACAATATTTAACCAACAACGGCCGCAGCAGCAATATTTACAATCATCACAATCCACGTTGCCTAATTATGCAAACAGCAATGATAATTATTTGTTGAATAAACAACCAACAAGCGACTATTATCGTACAGAAGTGCCACCACCCTC GCCACCTTCTTATGAATATGATGCTAGACCACAATCTTCACCACCTCCTtaccaacagcaacaacatcagcagTACCAAGAGCAATATGAATCTCGTCCCCCTGCTTATAATACTCCACAAACTACTTATCCACAAGAGCAATATGAATCTCGTCCCCCTACTTATAATACTCCACAAACTAGTTATCCACAATATGAGTCACCACGACCTCCGCCTGGCCGGCCTTCTTATAATAATTACTATGACTATCAAATAGGTGAATTACCACCACCCCAAGCACAAACTTCATCGCCTCCAACACAACAGTTTAATTACCCCTACCCACGACCGCCGCCTTCACAATATCCCTATCAGGGTCCATACagaccaccaccaccaccacatGCCCAGCAACAACAGCCAAGTGGTTTGGCAACATTGGCCCAATATGCACCACAATTTACTTCACTACTTCTAAGTGGTGTGGGTGGCGGTGGTTCTAATACTAATAGTCCATTAGGCAGTCTTATAGGTGCTCTTACTGGTGCTGCAACCTCACAacaatcatcatcatcttcgCCATCTTCATCTTACAACAGAAGACCCGTTAACTCCCAACTCATTAGGGCCTTAGAGAATATAGCACGCAATGACGATTTGCAATGTGTGCCAAAAGTTTTATGCCAAATGATTGCTGCCCAAACACAACGTGGTCAACTGCCCACATTCATTACTTCACCCGCCATTACCAA TTTTCTAGCTGGCTTTCCTACTGCCTCACCCGCTCTTATCTATGGAAGAGCAGCATTATTGGGTCTAAGTGGTGGTGAGAAAAGTTGTCATCAGACCTATGTGCAATGTCCCAAAAATGAG tatgaaataatttattatctTAACAATCATCGTGGTGGTTTCTTCAAATTCTTCAGTGAACCGGAAGAGCAACAAACTGTAAATCATGATTCATCACAGCAAGGTGCAACATCGTTGTTTAGTATTTTATCAGCTTTAACTGGCACGCCACCAGCAGCCACCACAACACCCAGACCAAGACCAAAACCTAAACCTCAGGCGCCTTCCACGGATATCACCAGTGGCATAGGAAATTTCTTTACCCAACTATTGTCTGATTATATGGGTGGTGCTACCGTAGAGTATCAAAGGAGATTTAAACGAAGAACTAAACGAGCCTTGGacgataaaattaaatttgaagatGAAAGTGAGGAACAGCACAGGGATACA GAAGAAGATTTCCATGATGAAGAGGACAATGAAGATACACAACAAGGTGTTGGCTTCAACGATGATGAACAAGACTATTTAGATGATACTCAAGGTAGAATATTACACAAAACTTCAAGGGGGAGAAAACGTATTAAGTTCTTTCCGGAAATGAGAGAAACTTCAGATGAAATTGACAAGGATGAAGCATTGAagcaagttattaaaaaatttaatgattttaatagGGAAAGAAAGTTGAAATTTCCTTCAAACACCGatgaaagaaaatatatagATGCTTCAACACAACAAGGTTTAAGacaaggtaaaattttgaatgaagATGAAGATTCACCCTACCAAGAACAAAATTATGGTCATGAGTTTACCAACTATGTGGaaaattcttatgatgattttaaaaaagaatcgaaaaaaattaaattcatagaTGATGGAGAGGATAatgaaaaacatttacaatcATTATATTCctattatttgcataaacctAAAGACCAGAAAACAAAGTTGGTTTTTCCCGAAAGAGAGGGTAAAATATTAAATCGTCCCTATTATGCAGCCTCCTATTTACATGATTATTTACAAgatcaacaacagcagcagctagAACCTGAAATTGATTCCCCAGCAGACgataaatttattgtatcaAATAGTCAAAGACCTTTACGCTACACCGAATTTCCAGCCACCTCTTCAGCGAATGTCTATAATACACATATAAATTCTTTAAAGACACAAAGTAGTTTTACATCTAATGCGGCTGTcaacaataatatttatgttgcatCTTCACCCGCCATTTCTAACAGCAATAGCAATCACTTTTTGCCCACACCACCTCCACCCGATACCGATTATACTGCTTCCAATTCCATTTACTCCAACAAAGATTACTCTAGTAACCAATACAATTATAACAGTTTAAAGCAGAGTGCATTTTATAAGCCACCAAGATATCCTTCTACTTCCTCCTcattgtcatcatcatcatcgtctttAAGTGGCGGCAGCAATAATTTCTATAAACCTCAACGTTATTCCTCCTCTTCCCCATCTAACAGTCAAACGAATTTTAATCGATACCATTCTTCTTTATATACTACCAGACGTCCTTATGTGGCTGTAACCACCACCAGGAAATCGgatgataaaaatatttatgtgacAAATTCACGAGGTGTAACGGAGTATTATTTAACGCCAGATGGTAGGAAGGTTTATCTATAG